The nucleotide sequence CTGGTCGTGTAGGACTTGCCGGCGACAAAAGTACAACTTTTTTATTACATAGCAAATTTTTTCTATTTTTTTTCTTGTTTAGTAACTCTATTTTTATTACCTTTGCACACAAAAGTATCGTATAACGACCTTTCAAAATCTAATTAAAACAGTTAAAGAACAAAGAAAAATATTAAATATCAATAATGAAAAAACTATTCTTTTTATTCTTAGCACTCCTATCGTTACAGTGTAGTAAATCACAAGATAGTGAGACCACAGGTTTGAACTCTGACAAGATGCTCACCCTTATCAATCAGCAACGACAAAAAGGCTGCAATTGTGGTAGTAATTATTTTAAACCCGTACCTCCTGTAAAGTGGAATAAAACAATAGGAAAAGTAGCCAAAGCCCATAGTGACGATATGCTTAAACGCAACGTATTAACTCACTATAGTAAAAACGGACAAGATCCTGGTGGGAGACTTATTAACGCTGGTTATGAATGGGCTACGTGGACTGAAAATGTAGCTATGGGACAACAAAATGAAGAAGAAGCAATGAAAAGTTGGCTCGAAAGTCCAGGACATTGCGCTAATATTATGAATGCCCAAGTTACCGAAGTAGGTGCTGGTCGTAGCGGTAAGTATTGGACGCAACTCTTTGCCGCACCCAAATAATACTTATTACT is from Capnocytophaga ochracea DSM 7271 and encodes:
- a CDS encoding CAP domain-containing protein, which gives rise to MMKKLFFLFLALLSLQCSKSQDSETTGLNSDKMLTLINQQRQKGCNCGSNYFKPVPPVKWNKTIGKVAKAHSDDMLKRNVLTHYSKNGQDPGGRLINAGYEWATWTENVAMGQQNEEEAMKSWLESPGHCANIMNAQVTEVGAGRSGKYWTQLFAAPK